A genomic segment from Colletotrichum higginsianum IMI 349063 chromosome 5, whole genome shotgun sequence encodes:
- a CDS encoding Endonuclease/Exonuclease/phosphatase: protein MAPSTLDLFMLTFNCAKNFIDVGVFASHLNAAFKHNATVLPEVVVFSLQEVAPLSYSFIGGYFLNPYLARFEEALNLAATRYTSEPDSNDESSDAADDDTISVKPTAPTPVRSYTLVRTRNVGMTAIMLFARNPESILRVQEAEVGFGAAEMGNKGAVALRVLYEGVTTDGGKKETELTFVATHLAAMEWNLPRRNANWAAIMRGLTFENPETLLKPKKKNEPSSTAAPAEGDGQTDGAGDEGVHLLHDEHHAETLALQERLQDISVFKPSSHLFVGGDLNYRISTTSPPPMATFPSLDPDSEHHYSRFFALDQLTRERQAGRTLHGLSEAEVKFPPTYKYNVLPPDDTRLKVDGVEDVPWVFAPHRYPGWTDRILFLDVPSWTKVEPQKIEVKSYDALPVVRSSDHRAVFLRAAVPLLTEEELARPSPEVPTANGVDPRLVLPVAIDPEAWERRAAARRKEMFVGWSMFLWSTKQGALLLATLLAVGAGSWWLSQ from the exons ATGGCTCCCTCGACGCTCGACCTGTTCATGTTGACGTTCAACTGCGCCAAGAACTTTATCGACGTAGGCGTCTTCGCATCACACCTCAACGCCGCCTTCAAACACAATGCCACTGTGCTCCCCGAGGTTGTCGTCTT CTCTCTGCAAGAGGTCGCCCCCTTGTCGTATTCCTTCATCGGCGGCTACTTTCTCAACCCGTACCTCGCACGTTTCGAAGAGGCCCTGAACCTTGCCGCTACCCGATACACCAGCGAACCTGACTCCAACGACGAGAGCagcgatgccgccgacgatgataCGATCTCGGTCAAGCCTACCGCCCCTACCCCCGTGCGGTCATACACCCTGGTGCGGACTCGCAATGTCGGTATGACCGCCATCATGCTCTTTGCACGCAACCCGGAGTCGATCCTGCGTGTGcaagaggccgaggtgggCTTCGGTGCGGCAGAAATGGGCAACAAGGGCGCCGTGGCGCTGCGAGTCCTGTACGAAGGTGTAACAACGGACGgcgggaagaaggagacggagCTCACTTTTGTGGCCACCCAcctggcggcgatggagtgGAACTTGCCCCGGCGGAACGCCAACTGGGCGGCCATCATGCGTGGCCTCACGTTCGAGAACCCGGAAACCCTTCtgaagcccaagaagaagaacgagCCCAGTAGTACAGCGGCACCCGCCGAAGGGGATGGGCAGACGGACGGCGCCGGAGATGAAGGAGTGCACCTCTTACACGACGAACACCATGCCGAGACTCTTGCCCTCCAGGAGCGTCTGCAGGATATCTCCGTCTTCAAGCCGAGCTCGCACCTCtttgtcggcggcgacctcaaCTACCGCATCTCCACGACAAGCCCGCCACCGATGGCGACGTTCCCCAGCCTGGACCCGGATAGCGAACACCACTACTCTCGCTTCTTCGCCCTAGATCAGTTGACGAGGGAACGCCAGGCGGGACGGACCCTGCACGGTCTCAGCGAGGCGGAGGTCAAGTTTCCGCCAACCTACAAGTACAACGTGCTGCCACCGGACGACACCCGTCTCAAggtggacggcgtcgaggacgtgcCGTGGGTATTTGCCCCTCACCGGTATCCCGGCTGGACGGACCGCATTCTGTTCCTTGACGTCCCCTCATGGACTAAAGTGGAGCCCCAGAAGATTGAGGTCAAGTCCTATGACGCCCTGCCCGTGGTGCGCAGCTCAGACCATAGAGCCGTGTTTCTGAGAGCGGCGGTGCCGCTCCTGACGGAGGAAGAGCTGGCCCGGCCGTCCCCCGAGGTTCCGACGGCCAACGGGGTGGACCCCCGCCTCGTGCTGCCGGTGGCCATCGACCCCGAGGCCTGGGAAcgccgggcggcggcgagacggaAGGAGATGTTTGTCGGCTGGAGCATGTTCCTTTGGTCTACCAAACAGGGGGCGCTGTTGCTGGCCACGCTGTTGGCCGTGGGCGCAGGTTCCTGGTGGCTGAGCCAGTGA
- a CDS encoding Serine threonine-protein kinase prkx, which yields MTGLSAINKKLHNMAATVAHANPVPNQIGGGGLSKMMGGGGGGGGGSNSNGHGHAQQQHVDAGVGPVATRRLTPQDFRVVRTLGTGTFARVCLVRPANATDEERDTVFALKILRKTEVIKLKQIDHVRHERMILGDVAGHPFITNLISSFADRDHLYMLLDYVPGGELFSYLRKFRRFDEETARFYAAEIVLVLEYLHEQQGRVAYRDLKPENLLLDGEGHIKLVDFGFAKRLSNSAGQPIETYTLCGTPEYLAPEVIHNKGHTTAVDWWALGILIYEFLTGYPPFWHQNPIEIYKQIVEKPVMFPHDPPVSAEAQDLIRSFCTVDRSRRLGNISGGAAMVKEHAFFRGVNWDDIYNRRVRGPIIPPIRYPGDAQCFDIYPEDDGKREPYTDDMVQKYDQYFKDF from the exons ATGACGGGACTCTCGGCAATCAACAAGAAGCTACACAATATGGCGGCCACAGTTGCGCATGCCAATCCGGTACCGAATCAGatcggcggaggaggactctccaagatgatgggcggcggcggcggcggcggcggtggtagTAACAGCAACGGCCACGGCCATGCGCAACAGCAGCATGTCGACGCTGGAGTTGGCCCCGTCGCAACCCGGAGGTTGACTCCCCAGGACTTCCGCGTCGTGAGGACACTCGGAACCG GTACCTTTGCCCGAGTCTGCCTCGTAAGGCCCGCCAATGCGACTGACGAAGAGCGCGACACCGTGTTTGCTCTGAAGATCTTGCGGAAAACAGAGGTCATCAAGCTCAAGCAGATTGACCATGTCCGCCACGAGCGCATGAttctcggcgacgtcgctgGCCACCCCTTTATCACGAACCTCATCTCATCCTTTGCCGACCGCGATCACCTGTACATGCTGCTCGACTACGTTCCTGGCGGCGAGCTGTTCAGTTACCTGCGCAAGTTCCGCCGCTTCGACGAGGAAACGGCCCGCTTCTACGCCGCAGAGATCGTCTTGGTGCTCGAGTATCTGCACGAGCAACAGGGGAGGGTCGCATACCGCGACCTCAAGCCCGAGAACCTCCTgctggacggcgagggccacATCAAGCTGGTCGATTTTGGCTTCGCAAAGAGGTTAAGTAATAGCGCCGGCCAACCGATCGAGACGTACACCCTCTGCGGCACTCCCGAGTACCTCGCCCCCGAAGTGATCCATAACAAGGGCCACACGACGGCTGTCGATTGGTGGGCGCTTGGCATACTGATTTACGAGTTTCTGACGGGCTACCCACCTTTTTGGCACCAGAACCCTATCGAGATCTACAAACA AATTGTCGAGAAGCCCGTAATGTTCCCGCACGACCCGCCCGTTTCGGCCGAGGCACAAGACTTGATCAGGTCGTTTTGCACCGTGGATCGATCCCGGCGGCTAGGCAACATCAGCGGAGGGGCCGCCATGGTCAAAGAACATGCCTTTTTCCGGGGCGTCAACTGggacgatatctacaaccGCCGCGTACGGGGCCCCATCATCCCACCGATTCGGTATCCCGGCGACGCCCAATGTTTTGACATTTAccccgaagacgacggcaagCGGGAACCGTACACGGACGACATGGTCCAAAAATACGACCAGTATTTCAAAGATTTTTGA